TCTGACAAACGATGTCAGCACATTGGGTTTAAAGTCGTCAAGACGAAGTACCTCTTTGAAGTTTTTGATCAACTCACTTTTAAGTGCGTTGAACTTCAGATAATCATCTACCACTTCTTCGCTGAATAAACGCATTTTTGACATGAACTTTGTATAGCTAAGTTCGTAAGTTCCATCTGCGATTACGCCGTGCGAGCCTACAAGACCTTCAATAACCGTTTTAGTCGGTACTTGTATGACACCGCTCATGTTCACATCTTCTTCAAGGAGCAGAACGACCACTTCGTTCAATATGCCTGGCCAATCCTCAGCCTCAATATCCATAGGTGTCTTAAGGCTAGCCGTCTGCTCGTTCCAGTATGCCAAGACCCATTCCTTAACTAGGAAGAATTGTCCTTCCAGATCGGCTTTACTTGCCTTTAAAGACGCTTCAAAGCTTTCCAGCGCATGATTATCTCTAATAAACGCTTTAAATCCATCATAGACTTGTTTTGCTTCTAGACTTATCACAAAGGATGTCCCTTGCATTAACTCCTTGCACAAGTATTCCGATGAGGCTTCGATACTCACCTTGTCATAAAAACCAAGGGTGTCAAACGCCTTTTCCAGGTTTTCTACAACTAAGGGAAGATAGTTATCCAGACTTGGCGCTGATTTGAAAAATGTGCCTACTTTAGTCAAGTGATTCAACCGCGTACTTAACAACGTCTTCGTCTGCTCATCTACAAGACGACTCCAGAATAACCTCGCCATTGATCTTACATCGCTTTGATAAGTCAACAGGTTGATATGGTGATGAAGATGAAGTAGCGCGCTTAATATCTTTGTCGCATCCTCATCATGCACCCCTTTTGTATACCCTTCCTGATACCTTGTCTCCATAAACGTCCTGACACGGTCTAAAAGTTGTGAATCCGACATATCGTATAACGTCTGTAAACTTTCAATTTGTAGATTCCTTGATGCTTCAAAAGCAGTATATGCCAGATACTCTCCCCTATAGACATCAGCATTTTCAGAAACGAGTGTCTGTTCAAATACATGCTGATACCCGCTCAATTCACGGTGGACCACCCTATCCCAAAAATCAGTTCCTGTGATGTGGTAGTAAAGCTGATTATCCTTTTGAACAATGGATAGGTCAATCGCCTTTCTGTTCACAGAAAAATGATGGTTGCCAAATTTGATGACATCCTGTCCATTCAGGTAGAGGTCTTGCTTGTCTTTCAACTGACGTATGGCATTTTCTTTGAGTGATTTGAGCTTGGCACTTACTTCATCCGCTTTGACGCTGTCTCCAAGTGACCTTAGTTCAGAAATGATATCTCTGACTTTTTCGGCCATGATATCAGATGCAAGATAACCGTTGATCATTTCAATCGTATCAAGGCCCATCAAACGATTTTGAATACCACCGATGATACGCTGTGAAGAATCGAAAAGTGCGACCAACCGCTTATTAAGCTTATCTAGTAGCGTCTGCTTTCTCGATTCGAATGCGCTGTAGATCTCTTCTCTTTTTTCATCAAGCTTTATAAGATACTCTTCAAACTCAGAAAACTTACCTTCAAGCTCCTGAAGCTGTACCATCACCTTATTCAGGTAATTGTCACACTTGTCTTCTGTATCAGCTATTTCAAGATAGTTCAAAACAGCCTGACCAAGCAGCTTCATTTGAGCGTTAAACTGAATCGTCATCTCGGTTTTTGTGAAGGTTTCGATTCTGACTTTCAGTTTGGCTTTCGCATTATTCATCAAGGAGAAGAGAGCAGAAATCTTTTCGATAAGTTCTGTTGTCACTGTCGGGTCTTCGATTTTAAAATTGCTTACTATTTCCATCAACAACTCTAAATCGGTGGACGTCTTGTCCATTTTTACAGCAAGTTCATTTCCCTCTAGCGACTTTTCGACCGATTCGATCGAACTATGCAACTCATCTACAACCATCTCATACGGCTTCAGGCCGTCTGGGCTTACGATGAACGCGACACATTTTTCAGAAAATGCGTCATTTTTTTCTTTGACGCGATCCTCTAATTTCTGAACCACGTCAAGGTCTGTATACATCAGATCTCTCAACGAGACTATTTCACCGCGTATGTTTCTGATTTCGCCAAGTACATCGACGTATTCATTGATGTTCTCAAAGGTTCCATATTCAATCTTTTTAAGCAGCTCCTCCGTTGTCTTTCCAACTAGTTCGATTTGCTTCTTTGCTACTTCCTTCATTCGAATGACTTTTTCGAATTCTCCAATTGCAAAAGTGGATGTCTCTTTGATCTCCTTAAGCACCTGAGCAAGATTGAAAGCCTCATCCTTATCCACCCAAAAGTAGGAATCCAAAATGTTTTGAGTTTCCTTTACAATATCAAGGTACACGCTTTGATAGCTGTCCCCCTTTTGTACAAGTTTTCCGACACCTCTGCAGGCCGCTATACAGTCAACGACATCCTTATTGCCTATCTTGTAGAGTACCGAATCCCTATTCCCCTGAGCAACATGATTCTTGCCGACATAAGGTGTCTGCCATACTTGAAGTGAATGGTTTTTTCTGGGTTCATTCTCATGTCTGAATACGATCATCTCACCACTATTAAAATGTGAATAGCCACTACAGACGATAGGCATTTCTATTGTCTGCTCAATCATATTATACGAGTACATCAGATAGGTACCGCTATCCATATTATAAAAGATATACTGATAGTCCTCGCCGTTTGTAGAACTGATAATCTGATCAAACACCGCATTTTCTAGGGGCACGTCAAAGAGCTTATATTCCCCACTTCTCAAGTAATACCCTTGAGGAAAGATCAAGCCATGTCCTCCTGGCAAAAGCTTGCACGTATGTTCCATTGAATCAACTCGAACCACATTCTTCAACTTGTTGTTGAAGACAAAGTAACGGTAGGCTTTTTCCTTATAGGGAAGAATCTTAAGCAGGATCAGCTGATCCAAGTCCACATAGTAGATCTCGGCATCGTCAAGGTTTTGGTCCTTATCCTCAACAACCTCAGAATAGATACCTTTTCCCGTTTCGGTATTGTCCTCAACCTTAATCGTAAGGTCTCCACCTATAGTTTCGACAAATACCTTATCCAGAATGGAAACATGGGGGTGGATACCTGTTCTTTGCTGGTCTCTTGTCGCCCTCTGAAAGTCGAAATCATTGCCTAGGTTGAACTTTACTTCGTGCTCGCTTCTGTTATCGACATAAATCAAACGACGACCTTCGATCAGCCACTTGAACACTTTAATATCCGTCGCAGCTTTTCCGGTCTGAAAGACCATGTAAAAGTAAGGTTCAGAGATTGTGAACTTGGCAAAGAAGGTGTTCTTGTAGTACTGATACAGATCATCAAAATCCTTTTTGAAAAGGTCATCGTTGATCAGTTCGAGGGATTCCTTTATGAATCCCTCTTCACCATACTTGTAAATTGAGAAAACATCCTCAAGTTCAACCTTTTGCTTCAAGCCGATATGAACGTTGTATCCAAAAAGGAAGCAATCGTCCACAGGTGCCATATCACGAGGGATGCAGTTGTTCTCTGTAAGAATCCTCTCACTGGCAAGTAGTTTTGTATCAACGGACCCAAAAACATCTTTTCTAGTAGCATTCAATTTCTCCGCTCTTGTTTTTAAGTCGACACCTTGTTTTTCCAGACGACTCTTAATTACCTCATAAGTCCCTGAATCCATATTATGCTCCAATTACATTTTCAATTAGATTGGCTGGTAGATTTGCAACACCCGCCTTGTTTACAGTATCAAGTAGCTTAGTCAACATCGCATGGTCGTTTCCTTCTGCAGTCTTCATCATTTTTCCTATAGCACCCGAAATGGTGATGTTCATCAGGTCTTGAGAAGATAAGTTGAATCTTCCTACCATCGTTTTAAGCTGCTGCTGGAAGTAGTCCGCGTCTCCTGTGATGAGGGTCTCTTTGATATCCTTTAGCACTTCACTGTTGTTTACAACACGGTCAACCGCCTTACCTTGCGCGATCGAACCGATAATTTTGTCAAAGAACATCGTTTCTCCACCGACAATATCGATCTTAGCTGATTTAAGCGCTTCTCTGATAACAGACGCTTGAGCATCTGCAATATCCTTTTGAATGGTGATTTGAGCAAGTTCGATCTGTTTTTCCTTATCAAGCTTGAGTTTGAACTCTTCATGATCTCTGCCTACAGCATCAAGTAATTTCATGCTATTGGCCTTTTCCTTGATACCTTCAGCTTCTGAAAGGTACATTCTCTTAAGGTTTGCAGCTTCGACAGTACCGTCTTTCTCTTTTACTTCTACTTTGGCGGTTTCGCCTTTGGCTTCTGCAAGTGCTTTCGCTTCAATCACTTTCGATGCGGCAATACCTTCGACAGAACCTTCCAGCACTCTGGCATCAACAATCACCTTGATCGCTTCCGCTTCTTTATGAGCGGCTTTCAGATTTGCATCTGCGTCGATAATTGTCTTTTCGGCTTCTTTTTCAGCAGCCATCTTGGCGGCTTCCGCACCTTTAACAACAAGAATTTGCTTTGTTTCCGCCTCTTCTTCTGCTTTTCTGAGCGCTACATTTTTTGTACGGTTTGCATCCGCAAGCGCACGCGTGTCTTTGATTTTTTCTTCTTCCACCACGGTATCTTTTTCGACAGTCACTCTTTCTCTAATTACCGTCTGTATATTCTTCTTCTCAACTTCTACTAGCTTTTCCTTATCGATGATAGCAAGCTCGACAAGCTTTTCCTTTTCAGTTCTCTCAAGCAGTCTTTTTCTTTCTACACGTTCAGTTTCGATGGCTTCTGTGCTTTCCTTGGACTTTGCCGCAATGATGATCTGTCTTTGCTTGTTCTCCTCGGCTACACCAATCTCTTCTTCTGTCTTCACTCTGGCAAGCTCAGACTTATAGCGTTCTTCTTGAGCGACCTTTTCAGCTTCGGCGATTTCACGTGAATTGATGATCGAAATCTCTCTAAGCTGTTTGGCTTCGGCTTCGGCGTTTTGCTTTTCAAGTTCTAAAATAGCTTCTCTTGCCGATACGTCTTGTCGCTTGATTGTCTTTTCGCGTTCTCTTTCAATCTCGTTGGCCAATATTCTTTGAGTTGAAGTCAGTTCTGTGATCTTCTTGATCCCCTCAGAATCCAAAATGTTGTCAGGATTCAACAAGCGAATGTCGGTTTGCTCCAGATAATCGATCGCGGCATCATCCAACACATAACCGTTTAAGTCCGTGCCGATGATCTGCAGGATTTCACTCTTAAAAGTCTCACGGTCCGTATATAACTGAACAAAATCAAACTTTTTGCCTACAGTCTTAAGCGCTTCAGAGAATTTTGCATCAAAGAAGGCCATTAGGGTTTCCGGATCGGATGCTTTTTGACAACCCAGCAGCTGTGCGACTTTTAAAACGTCATCTGTCGTCTGATTGACACGAACGAAGAATGCGACACGGATATCCGCCCTTAAGTTGTCTTTACAGATCAAGCCGTCCTTGCCTTCTCTAGCGATTTCGACACGTTTGATCGAAATATCCATCTCCTCTTTGCGGTGGATGATGGGTACTACCATGATGCCGCCAAAGCAGACAACCTGATTGCCGATACCGTTTCTAATGATTACCTTCGACTGCTCCACCTTGTGATAGAAACTGGCAAATAAGGCCAGTAGTCCAACCACAATGACGATTGATGCTCCTACCGTGACAAGGGTTCCTTGTAATAAAACATTCATATAGTATTCCTCCATAAGTTAAATAGTGTTGCCATCGTTCATCAGTGGTGTGGTGATAAAGTACACATCGTCCACCTTATCCTTGCTAAATACAAATACGGTCTCACCTTTTTTATAAACAAGATGTTTGTCGGCTGTGGTGACATTAATGACAATCGATACTCCGTCCTGCATGATCTCTGCCTGTCCGAGCCGTCCATATTCCACATCGCTTTTCAAAGTGCATCTTTTGTAAAGCACCCTATGGGCAATGTCTTCCTCATTTTTCCTTTCAAAAAAAAGCTTTCTTATCGGAATAAGCTCAAGTTTCGTTATGTAAAGGCTCAAAAAAAATGCCGGTATCAAAAGCACCGCGCTGATCAGACCGCCCGCTTGAATCGGAAGGACATACAAGAGCATGCTTGATATCCAGAAGTTCAGAAAAATCATACTGAGTACCAGGGCGAATGGGATATCACCGCTGTTAACAAGCACCGCGATACCGCTAAGCGGTCCTGACGCATCAGCACCTTCCACATCGAGATCGACATCAAACAAATCAAAATCCAGAAAGCCTGTGATAGCCACCAACCAATATAGCTGCATCAAAATCAGCAGTGCGGTAGGTATGACATTTATTCCTGTAAAAGCAAATCTTATTAATTCCGTAACAATCACCTCCATCGTACAATCATCGTAAGAACAGGTAACGACTAGGCCTAGAGTATCAGGCTTTAGCATTACTTCCTAAGTATACACAAATCACCGGATTATATAAGGATTCCACCTGCGATTTAAGGTTAATTTAAGGTTGTTGGTCCTTACGAGTCCTGAAGGACACACGCGCTACAAGCAAGAAAAAACAGACTACTTTACTAGTCTGTTCCTTGCTGTACATGGTTATTCATGATTATCGTCTAGACAAGCCCTTAGCAACCCAAGTCACAACTATCGTCATAGACTTTCAAAATCGGTTTCTATGATCCTTTGGTATTCCTTTTTATCGTATCGCTTTAAAACCTTGAGCGCCCTAAGTGTATTGAACCTGCCTGCCCTTGAATCTTCAAGCCTAAAGTGCAGTTCTCCCCCATATTGAGAGCCTTTTGGCATAAAGCCTTTTCGCATGTTCTTTTTGATCAGATCAAGCCCCTCTTTCATGCGTTCATCATAATGCCTCTTCACCGATGCGAAATATTCGAGCGCGCGTAGATAGTCGTACTTCCATCTTGGCGGGTAATGTGCCCTCAGAAAATCCTTCTTGATGACTTCTCCAGTACTTACCGTATGGAATAGCCTTCTTTCAAGCAGGTATTCCTCGCCTTCGTATGATTTTTCCTGCATTTCCTCCGACCTGTATCCGTCACCCCATGTTCCATAGTCTCTAAAGGCCTCAAGTACTGTCAAGGTCGTATGGATGGATCCCCTTGTGGAAAGGTGCTTCTTATAATTCCACTCGCAGTTCCAACCCCCATCCTCCATCTGGTGATCTAAGAGTTCATCGACCATTTCGTGAGTCCGTACCTCAGTGAATCTTCCATAAGCTGCCAGACTCAGCACCATAGCAACCACACAAAGATCAGGCCGCTTCCACATGGACTTGTAGTCTTGTGAACGCCACAACTGATCCACTAGCTTCACCATCGCCTTTTGATAATAGGGGTGCTGAAAATCGATTTCCATATACTTCAGTTCCCGCATCGTATAGTGGGTTGAGATCCATTTGGGGCTGTATATGCCCTTTCCCCATAATCCCGAGTCATCGTCAAAAAGATCGATGTATTTCTTGATGTAACCATCTTCTGTAGAGGGAAGTTCCACCTCTAGCAAATAGGTAGAAGTCAGTCTACGTATCACCGGATCGCCTTGCATCAACCAATCAATCACTTTCATAGGAGCCTCCATTCTTTACTGGATTCCATACCCACCTAGTGACCGGTTACACTTCTTTTTATGGTCCTTCGACACCAAACGCATAAAAATAAAACCAGGCTGCAGTTTAGCAGCCTGATTTTTTCAGATTACTTGCATTTGATCATTTAGTCCAGATAAATACGTCTTCCACATCTTACTGAAGTGCCTATCATTCGCATGAAGCTCATCAAGCGTGCCTGATTCAACGATTTGCCCTTGATCCATTACGATAATCAGATCAAACATTTCAAGTAGGTGCAGTTGATGAATCGGCGTGATGATCGTACGATCCTTGAACTCATTGAGAATCTGACTGAAGATCATTTTTTCATTCAACGCATCGACACTGCTGCTGATCTCGTCAAGCAAGAGCATTGATTTATGCCTGGCAAAGAACAAGGCTCTTGCAAGTGCTAAGCGTTGTTTTTAACCACCAGACAAATTGACGCCTTTCTCCCTGATATCGGTATCAAGTCCCTTTGGGAATCCTTTCAACACTTCTGAAAATCTTGATATGACGAGTATTTTTTCCATATACTTCTCATCGTAGTCCATACCGAATGTGATATTATACCGAATTGTATTTTCAAAAATTTCGATATCCTGAGGCGCCAGCAGACTCATTTGATTGATGCAGTGAAAGTCATTGATTTTGATGCCGTCAATGATAAGGTCTCCATTACTTGGAGTATGAAACCCTGCAAGCAAATGAATCAGCGTGCTTTTTCCAGATCCGCTACTTCCGATTATCGCCACTTTACTTCCAGTACGGAGATCCAGGTTGATGTTGCGAAGCGTACTCTCCTGATTATCATAGCTGAAGTGAAGATTCCTATTTGCAATGTGCTCCCATGACTCTACTTCTACTGAAACGCTCTTAGCAGTTAATTCGTCGGAAGTTGTGACAATCTGCGAAACTGATTGTAGTGAAGTTTTCCAATCCATCGTATCGTAGAAGGTATTTGTAATGTCAAAAAATGATGTGCTCATGGTTTTAAAGTAATTGACAATGGCGATCAGCGATCCAATGATGATCACTCCACCCGCTTCGCTAGCCGACCACAAGAAAAACAAAATGAGAACAAGTTCTGTTATGAAAGTCCCGGATGCGCTTATGAAGCAGCGCGGTTGGTTTATTTTGAATTCCCGCATTCTTTCGTGAACATAATGATTGAACTTGTGATTCAGAACCTCATTGGTCTCCTCTTTTAAATGCAGGTTGATCACAGTACGAATGTTGACGATAAAATCGAACAACTTAGCAGTATAAGCATGAGTCTCTTCGTTGATACTGTGTAGTATCGGTTGAATAAGCAAATTCATTTTGGTAACTACAACTAAGTTGACCAGAGTCAAACCGATACATATCATCGAATACTTCCACGAGTAGTTGATGAGTATGAACACCGGTCCGACCGATAATAAAAGATTTCCAAGCATTTCGTGCTGCATGAACCCATAATCCCTAAGTGAAAAGCTGGCAGTATTGATTCGATTGACAAGCTCTCCAGAATGATTGTTGGTATGCCATTGTATTGGCAAGGAATACACTCTACCATACATGTCATCTACAAAGTTCTTTTGCATCGTATATGCCACGGTTAATTCAAAATATCTTGCAGTATGATGAAAAACTTGAAAAGCCAGAAATCCTACCAGATACATGGACAGCCAAAATAGCGTTGGTCGAATATTTCCAATTCCATTTACTTGCAGCAAGTTGATCGCTTTACCAAATGAATAGGGCTGAAAAAGAACCCCTGCAAAAGACAAGCTGTGTAAAAAGTATAAAAGAACAATCTTCCAACGTTCTTTTTCCGCATAAATCCATGCTGTTTTAAAAAGATATAACATAGTTCCCTCCTAATTATCCGATTGATTGAAAATTACAGCAAACAGATAAGATAGGCGGCGGTCTAGCTACATAGGGTCAACGTCAATGTTTTGTAAACTTAGCTTTCATAGTATTTCCTCCTTTGATTAATTACAAATATTGTAACATAACTCATCTGATCCACCAATAATATTTCACTTGATTAATCTTTCATCACTTTCCTATGTTTATAAATTACGTATCACGAAATATTATGTTGTTTTATTTTACTTATTGGTTTAGAGTATATTAGAGTATATTTGTGAAAATGCAACGGAGGCGTT
The Fusibacter sp. A1 DNA segment above includes these coding regions:
- a CDS encoding flotillin family protein, whose amino-acid sequence is MNVLLQGTLVTVGASIVIVVGLLALFASFYHKVEQSKVIIRNGIGNQVVCFGGIMVVPIIHRKEEMDISIKRVEIAREGKDGLICKDNLRADIRVAFFVRVNQTTDDVLKVAQLLGCQKASDPETLMAFFDAKFSEALKTVGKKFDFVQLYTDRETFKSEILQIIGTDLNGYVLDDAAIDYLEQTDIRLLNPDNILDSEGIKKITELTSTQRILANEIEREREKTIKRQDVSAREAILELEKQNAEAEAKQLREISIINSREIAEAEKVAQEERYKSELARVKTEEEIGVAEENKQRQIIIAAKSKESTEAIETERVERKRLLERTEKEKLVELAIIDKEKLVEVEKKNIQTVIRERVTVEKDTVVEEEKIKDTRALADANRTKNVALRKAEEEAETKQILVVKGAEAAKMAAEKEAEKTIIDADANLKAAHKEAEAIKVIVDARVLEGSVEGIAASKVIEAKALAEAKGETAKVEVKEKDGTVEAANLKRMYLSEAEGIKEKANSMKLLDAVGRDHEEFKLKLDKEKQIELAQITIQKDIADAQASVIREALKSAKIDIVGGETMFFDKIIGSIAQGKAVDRVVNNSEVLKDIKETLITGDADYFQQQLKTMVGRFNLSSQDLMNITISGAIGKMMKTAEGNDHAMLTKLLDTVNKAGVANLPANLIENVIGA
- a CDS encoding ABC transporter ATP-binding protein/permease; translated protein: MLLLDEISSSVDALNEKMIFSQILNEFKDRTIITPIHQLHLLEMFDLIIVMDQGQIVESGTLDELHANDRHFSKMWKTYLSGLNDQMQVI
- a CDS encoding ABC transporter ATP-binding protein, yielding MLYLFKTAWIYAEKERWKIVLLYFLHSLSFAGVLFQPYSFGKAINLLQVNGIGNIRPTLFWLSMYLVGFLAFQVFHHTARYFELTVAYTMQKNFVDDMYGRVYSLPIQWHTNNHSGELVNRINTASFSLRDYGFMQHEMLGNLLLSVGPVFILINYSWKYSMICIGLTLVNLVVVTKMNLLIQPILHSINEETHAYTAKLFDFIVNIRTVINLHLKEETNEVLNHKFNHYVHERMREFKINQPRCFISASGTFITELVLILFFLWSASEAGGVIIIGSLIAIVNYFKTMSTSFFDITNTFYDTMDWKTSLQSVSQIVTTSDELTAKSVSVEVESWEHIANRNLHFSYDNQESTLRNINLDLRTGSKVAIIGSSGSGKSTLIHLLAGFHTPSNGDLIIDGIKINDFHCINQMSLLAPQDIEIFENTIRYNITFGMDYDEKYMEKILVISRFSEVLKGFPKGLDTDIREKGVNLSGG
- a CDS encoding DNA repair ATPase, producing MDSGTYEVIKSRLEKQGVDLKTRAEKLNATRKDVFGSVDTKLLASERILTENNCIPRDMAPVDDCFLFGYNVHIGLKQKVELEDVFSIYKYGEEGFIKESLELINDDLFKKDFDDLYQYYKNTFFAKFTISEPYFYMVFQTGKAATDIKVFKWLIEGRRLIYVDNRSEHEVKFNLGNDFDFQRATRDQQRTGIHPHVSILDKVFVETIGGDLTIKVEDNTETGKGIYSEVVEDKDQNLDDAEIYYVDLDQLILLKILPYKEKAYRYFVFNNKLKNVVRVDSMEHTCKLLPGGHGLIFPQGYYLRSGEYKLFDVPLENAVFDQIISSTNGEDYQYIFYNMDSGTYLMYSYNMIEQTIEMPIVCSGYSHFNSGEMIVFRHENEPRKNHSLQVWQTPYVGKNHVAQGNRDSVLYKIGNKDVVDCIAACRGVGKLVQKGDSYQSVYLDIVKETQNILDSYFWVDKDEAFNLAQVLKEIKETSTFAIGEFEKVIRMKEVAKKQIELVGKTTEELLKKIEYGTFENINEYVDVLGEIRNIRGEIVSLRDLMYTDLDVVQKLEDRVKEKNDAFSEKCVAFIVSPDGLKPYEMVVDELHSSIESVEKSLEGNELAVKMDKTSTDLELLMEIVSNFKIEDPTVTTELIEKISALFSLMNNAKAKLKVRIETFTKTEMTIQFNAQMKLLGQAVLNYLEIADTEDKCDNYLNKVMVQLQELEGKFSEFEEYLIKLDEKREEIYSAFESRKQTLLDKLNKRLVALFDSSQRIIGGIQNRLMGLDTIEMINGYLASDIMAEKVRDIISELRSLGDSVKADEVSAKLKSLKENAIRQLKDKQDLYLNGQDVIKFGNHHFSVNRKAIDLSIVQKDNQLYYHITGTDFWDRVVHRELSGYQHVFEQTLVSENADVYRGEYLAYTAFEASRNLQIESLQTLYDMSDSQLLDRVRTFMETRYQEGYTKGVHDEDATKILSALLHLHHHINLLTYQSDVRSMARLFWSRLVDEQTKTLLSTRLNHLTKVGTFFKSAPSLDNYLPLVVENLEKAFDTLGFYDKVSIEASSEYLCKELMQGTSFVISLEAKQVYDGFKAFIRDNHALESFEASLKASKADLEGQFFLVKEWVLAYWNEQTASLKTPMDIEAEDWPGILNEVVVLLLEEDVNMSGVIQVPTKTVIEGLVGSHGVIADGTYELSYTKFMSKMRLFSEEVVDDYLKFNALKSELIKNFKEVLRLDDFKPNVLTSFVRNRLIDKVYLPLVGENLAKQMGVVGDDKRTDLMGLLLLVSPPGYGKTTLMEYIASRLGIILVKINGPSLGNEITSLDPDKASHSSAKEELRKLNLALKMGNNVMLYLDDIQHCDPEFLQKFISLCDGQRKIEGVYNGVGQTYDLRGKKIAVVMAGNPYTESGAKFKIPDMLANRADVYNLGDMLRENEEAFKLSYIENSLTSNPVLSKLSSRSQSDLYGLVQMANGVDRESITLESSYTADELNEYTQVITKLSHVRDIVLRVNMEYIHSAAQSDEYRNEPPFKLQGSYRNMNKIAQRVVSVMNDTELTEQIIASYENDCQTLTTGAESNLLKWKEITGHMNEHESARYSEIKQVYQKSKLAGSDDKMGQAVVVLSDLRDSLCKIKDVFEVAVNES